A single Anopheles arabiensis isolate DONGOLA chromosome X, AaraD3, whole genome shotgun sequence DNA region contains:
- the LOC120906274 gene encoding sesquipedalian-1, with protein MKINEKNLCTFATTPPVDLEGWLNKRGEMNKSWQRRWFVLKGNLLFYFEKRTDKEPLGMIILEGCTVELAEESEQYCFQIIFHGPNNRTYYLSTESQSNMEQWMKALTCAGYDYMKLMVAELQRQLDEIEGQCREKAPEMAPILAPPRAPPRRQNPFNKPLTTEYASNADIGTGGGASEKEQRGTSPPTPLARTGRKAPAPPAPNTAAPTVRSPTVPDIGKLSPSADPTADGPVRRKATVTATKSSDAIASMANGDQQQRPLERGSVASFSFEAMHSALGVPVLADLCKWNASRQELEQQQQQQQEEKEDNKRKQEEDNRKQEESATVPNVDDNRQSAEAPEVK; from the exons ATGAAGATCAACGAGAAAAACCTGTGCACGTTCGCGACGACGCCACCGGTCGACCTGGAGGGCTGGCTGAACAAGCGGGGCGAGATGAACAAAAGCTGGCAGCGGCGGTGGTTCGTGCTGAAGGGCAACCTGCTGTTCTACTTCGAGAAGCGCACCGATAAGGAACCGCTCGGCATGATCATCCTTGAAGGCTGCACGGTGG AACTCGCCGAGGAAAGCGAACAGTACTGCTTTCAGATCATATTCCACGGGCCGAACAATCGCACGTACTACCTCAGCACGGAATCGCAATCCAACATGGAGCAGTGGATGAAGGCGCTGACCTGTGCCGGGTACGACTACATGAAGCTTATGGTGGCCGAGCTGCAGCGCCAGCTGGACGAGATCGAGGGCCAGTGCCGGGAGAAGGCGCCCGAGATGGCACCGATCCTGGCGCCCCCGAGGGCACCGCCCCGGCGCCAGAATCCGTTCAATAAACCGCTCACCACGGAGTACGCCTCGAACGCAG ACATCGGCACCGGTGGTGGGGCAAGCGAGAAGGAACAACGCGGTACGAGCCCACCGACACCGCTAGCCCGTACCGGCAGGAAGGCACCAGCACCGCCCGCACCCAACACTGCAGCGCCCACTGTCCGCTCGCCGACGGTGCCGGACATCGGCAAGCTGTCACCGTCCGCCGATCCAACGGCTGACGGTCCGGTCCGTCGCAAGGCCACCGTAACGGCAACGAAATCAAGCGACGCGATCGCGTCGATGGCGAACggcgaccagcagcagcggccccTCGAGCGGGGCTCCGTTGCGTCATTTTCGTTCGAAGCCATGCACTCGGCGCTCGGCGTCCCGGTGCTGGCCGATCTGTGCAAGTGGAACGCAAGCCGGCAGGagctggagcagcagcagcagcagcagcaggaggagaaggaggacaACAAAAGGAAGCAGGAGGAGGACAACAGAAAGCAGGAGGAGTCAGCGACGGTGCCGAACGTGGACGACAATCGGCAATCGGCGGAAGCACCGGAAGTGAAATAG